Proteins encoded together in one Coffea arabica cultivar ET-39 chromosome 2c, Coffea Arabica ET-39 HiFi, whole genome shotgun sequence window:
- the LOC113724255 gene encoding uncharacterized protein, with amino-acid sequence MRAVMWNCRGAGSPLTVPYLKKSIKLHSPSLVFLSETKKKKSYLNNVKQWIKFDHLFVVDPVGLVGGLAVFWKKELQVKKVLFSSFTIELLIEDREVGGEWWCVCVYASADVRIRKEQWKVIARRSCLWGEAWAIMGDLNDITSNNEKWGGRHRAEVSFQEFNSFINSNELQDIGFEGVPWTWCNNWGSEGEVKERIDRVLGSQGGIKRFEKAKCTHVETKAFDHCLLVLDTKLVERRFTFDRRWLGHRDIGEVIDKAWGEQQGGSRMFKVQRKIKQVRLNLLSWSKQCFCNSKKLIEQVKKEIKEAKELKSDGYRIKNPEGFAEILEGVPQTITEEMNRELTRNVSKQEISKAIFSMHPHKSPGPDGYLLKSVNETLISLIPKTNTASSILDFRPISLCNVLYKIISKVLTNRFKLVLSACISHSQSAFVPGRDGFMAIKLDMSKTNDRVEWKFLAKMMMKMGFCPKWIQWVLECVSSVTYSINFNGEKRGYIKPTRGLRQGDPLSPYLLLICAEGFSSLLNQAKVHGRLTGLKIAQGAPSPSHLFFANDSLIFCKTNVDEASQKMRILEVYKQASGQLVNVEKSSLFFSRNIGSSRLKEGVMRKLQGMRLAQHSKYLGLPLPIGRSKRQAVEFIRNKAMERLHEWKEQLLSQARKEVLLKSVIMALPTYIMSCCLLPKDLCKKICSEMAKFWWGQKGDEQKIHWLSWGKLSEVKAERGLGFRDLHEYNLALSAKQLWRILTRPNLLMSKVIKARYFKGVSLWKMESNGTDSWCWKSLLRAMGILEAGLRKRVGDGQSISIWDDRWLPNSEDGRVKTQRREEVGVFRVSDLIQEGKWNKELIVQVFEEQEGKEILRIPLSVFERKDTVYWSKSSTGKFRGVLPVNVAIKERCSKGDPVCKCCGESPETIEHLLFFCDNAKAVWKTVPIWKSRNRRQFEDKRMDPMAVVQKATREWREFQEVQDLEGGTGSFRTKGKEGLGGWKAPEGGWVKINSDAAAQQKTDSAGWGMIARDCFGNVLRAWPVPSSGCSSAKQEEALALRTAMLMAKHQAREGWCSNQIASSLLIK; translated from the exons ATGAGAGCTGTGATGTGGAACTGTCGTGGTGcagggagccccttgacagttcccTATCTGAAGAAGTCTATAAAACTCCACTCTCCATCATTGGTATTTTTatcagaaacaaaaaagaaaaagagctaTCTGAATAATGTGAAGCAATGGATAAAATTCGATCATCTATTTGTTGTTGATCCTGTGGGTTTGGTTGGTGGCTTGGCAGTGTTCTGGAAGAAGGAATTGCAAGTTAAAAAAGTGTTGTTCTCAAGTTTTACTATAGAATTGTTAATAGAGGATAGGGAAGTAGGTGGTGAATGGTGGTGTGTCTGTGTGTATGCTAGTGCTGATGTTAGGATTAGGAAGGAACAGTGGAAGGTCATAGCTAGGAGAAGTTGTCTGTGGGGAGAAGCATGGGCTATTATGGGAGACTTGAATGATATTACATCAAATAATGAAAAGTGGGGAGGGAGGCACAGGGCTGAGGTTAGTTTCCAGGAGTTTAACTCCTTTATAAATAGCAATGAATTACAGGACATAGGTTTTGAAGGAGTTCCCTGGACTTGGTGTAATAATTGGGGTAGTGAGGGAGAGGTTAAAGAAAGGATTGATAGAGTTTTGGGTAGTCAAGGCGGGATAAAGAGGTTTGAGAAGGCAAAATGTACTCATGTTGAAACTAAGGCTTTTGATCATTGTTTATTGGTACTGGATACAAAACTAGTAGAGAGGAGGTTCACGTTTGACAGGAGATGGTTAGGACATAGGGATATAGGGGAGGTTATTGATAAGGCATGGGGAGAGCAGCAAGGGGGATCTAGGATGTTTAAGGTTCAGAGGAAAATAAAACAGGTCAGATTGAACTTATTGAGTTGGAGCAAGCAGTGTTTTTGTAATTCAAAAAAGCTGATAGAGCAAGTGAAGAAGGAGATAAAGGAAGCTAAGGAACTAAAAAGTGATGGTTATAGGATCAAG AATCCTGAGGGCTTTGCTGAGATACTAGAAGGTGTTCCACAGACCATCACTGAGGAGATGAATAGGGAGCTTACCAGGAATGTATCAAAGCAAGAGATCAGCAAAGCAATCTTCTCAATGCACCCACACAAGTCCCCAGGACCAGATG GTTATTTGCTCAAATCTGTTAATGAAACTTTAATCAGTTTGATTCCCAAAACTAACACTGCTAGTTCCATTTTAGATTTCAGACCTATAAGCTTGTGTAATGTCCTTTacaaaatcatttcaaaagtgcTCACCAATAGGTTCAAACTAGTCCTGAGTGCTTGTATTAGTCATTCCCAGTCTGCTTTTGTCCCTGGAAG GGATGGTTTCATGGCTATTAAATTAGATATGTCAAAGACTAATGATAGAGTAGAATGGAAATTCCTGGCTaaaatgatgatgaagatgggATTCTGTCCAAAATGGATTCAGTGGGTGCTGGAGTGTGTATCTAGTGTTACCTACTCTATTAATTTTAATGGGGAGAAAAGGGGGTACATTAAGCCAACAAGAGGGTTGAGACAGGGAGATCCTCTATCTCCCTATTTGCTTTTGATCTGTGCTGAGGGGTTTTCCTCTTTGCTAAACCAAGCAAAGGTACATGGAAGGTTGACTGGCTTGAAGATTGCTCAGGGGGCTCCTAGTCCATCTCATTTGTTTTTTGCAAATGATTCCCTGATCTTCTGTAAAACAAATGTTGATGAAGCTAGTCAGAAAATGAGGATTCTAGAAGTGTATAAACAAGCTTCTGGTCAGTTAGTAAATGTAGAGAAATCCTCTCTGTTCTTTAGCAGGAATATAGGTAGTAGTAGACTGAAGGAGGGGGTTATGAGGAAGTTGCAGGGAATGAGACTTGCTCAGCACAGCAAATATTTGGGGTTACCTCTACCCATTGGACGATCCAAAAGGCAGGCAGTTGAATTCATCAGGAATAAAGCTATGGAGAGGCTGCATGAATGGAAAGAGCAGTTATTGAGTCAGGCAAGGAAGGAGGTTCTGCTTAAATCTGTTATAATGGCCCTGCCCACGTATATAATGTCTTGTTGTTTGTTGCCAAAGGATCTGTGTAAGAAAATTTGCTCAGAGATGGCTAAGTTTTGGTGGGGTCAAAAAGGAGATGAGCAGAAGATTCATTGGCTCAGTTGGGGAAAATTGTCTGAAGTGAAAGCTGAAAGAGGCCTTGGTTTCAGGGATCTTCATGAGTATAATCTAGCCTTGTCGGCAAAGCAACTATGGAGGATTTTAACCAGGCCAAATCTGTTAATGAGTAAGGTTATCAAAGCTAGGTACTTCAAGGGGGTCTCTCTATGGAAGATGGAAAGCAATGGTACTGACTCTTGGTGTTGGAAAAGCCTACTGAGGGCAATGGGGATTTTAGAAGCAGGGCTAAGGAAGAGGGTGGGTGATGGACAATCTATCAGCATATGGGATGATAGGTGGCTTCCGAATTCAGAAGATGGGAGAGTTAAAACTCAAAGAAGGGAGGAGGTGGGTGTTTTTAGAGTTAGTGATCTCATACAAGAGGGGAAGTGGAACAAGGAGTTGATTGTTCAGGTGTTTGAGGAGcaagaaggaaaggaaattCTGAGAATTCCTCTGAGTGTATTTGAGAGGAAGGACACTGTATACTGGAGTAAGTCTAGCACTGGGAAGTTTAGA GGTGTGTTGCCTGTAAACGTTGCTATCAAAGAAAGATGCTCAAAAGGGGATCCTGTTTGCAAATGCTGTGGGGAGTCCCCGGAAACTATTGAACATCTGCTCTTTTTCTGTGATAATGCTAAGGCTGTCTGGAAGACAGTACCT ATATGGAAATCAAGGAATAGGAGGCAGTTTGAGGATAAAAGGATGGACCCAATGGCAGTAGTGCAGAAGGCAACTAGGGAGTGGAGAGAGTTCCAGGAGGTTCAAGATTTGGAAGGGGGGACGGGTAGCTTTAGGACTAAAGGAAAGGAGGGATTGGGGGGTTGGAAGGCACCAGAGGGAGGTTGGGTTAAGATAAACTCTGATGCAGCAGCGCAACAGAAGACAGACAGTGCTGGTTGGGGGATGATTGCTAGGGACTGTTTTGGAAATGTGTTGAGAGCCTGGCCCGTGCCAAGCTCAGGTTGCTCAAGTGCTAAACAGGAGGAAGCTTTGGCTCTAAGAACTGCTATGCTTATGGCAAAACATCAAGCTAGAGAAGGGTGGTGTTCGAATCAGATTGCAAGCAGCttattgataaaataa